The Candidatus Zixiibacteriota bacterium genomic sequence TCCAGGTCGGTGCGGCGATACTCAATCAGAAAATACTCGTCGGCATTGATCGGCACGCGAATGATCTGATTCTCCTCCGTCAACTTCTCCGCCGGCGCAACCTGCACGTTGGTGCCGCTGCTGACCGTCACCACGTCGACAAAGCCCAGATATGCACGCGACCAGGCATCGGGGAAAATCGGCATCACCCCTTGCACCAACACCGGCACTTCCGCGCCGAAATCGATATTGACCCCGAATCCGTTGTTGTCCATCAGTGAAAAATCGCCCACCACTGTATTGAATGTCCGCGAATCGTAAAGATCGACTAATCCCAGTTGGTGCCCGAATTCGTGCGCCATCACGGCATTGAGTGCGGTCACCCGGCCATCCTGCGACACCGTCTCCGGCATCACCATTCCGTCCACGATCACGGCCGAGTCGTTCTGCACGAAAATCGGCGCCCCCAGCTTGAGATAGCCGGTAAACAAATCGCCCGGCGTCGCCTGGCCGAAATTCGGCAGATTGTTCTGCTGATCCGAGCCGGGGTGAAATACGACAAAGGCGTCATACAGCGGCGCGCCGCTCACGGCGTCGGTGAAGCGCAATTCCAGATCGCGATCCGCCGCCGCAAAGGCATCGGCGTAGAATTCCGTCAATCCAAACTCCGGCGGCTGCAAACCGTAGTACGCCATCGTCGAATCCAAATCGTACGCCGCCTCTTCTTCCCGCGGATAAATGTCGAACGTCAGCGTCAGCCGGCCGTTCGAAACTACTTCGTAATATTCCTTCAGCGCTTGCAGGTGCGCGAGAAAGTAGGCGTTGTTGTGCGGCGCCGGATCGATCGTGTGCCCTTCCTGCGCGGCAAACTCCTGCCGCGTCCGCAGGTCAAAGGTTCCGGTGCCGGTCGTGTTCGGATCGTCCGGCACTTCCTTGCGAAATTGCGCCTTGATCGCCAGAATCCGAATCACCCGCTGATCCGCCGCCGCCAGCGCCTGTCGCGGTAACGCATACTTGCTCTCCCGCTCCAGTCCGAGCAGGTTGCGCTCGGAGGCCCCGTGACTCATCCCGCCGCGCGGCACCGACTCCGCCGGCTGCTTGCCCTTGATCGGCAGGTAATTCGCCCTGGCGCCACTCAGCACCGTCGCCATCATCAGGAACGTGTACAGCAGTATCCGCATCATCAGGCTGACCCGTCTACAGTTTTACCGTCAGTGAAGTGCGCAGCGTGTTTGCCAGCGGCAGGTTCTCGGAGGACGGAATGTACGCAAAGTCCAGCCGGTACCGACCCTTGTACTGCAATCCGACGCCGACCGTCGGCGTCTTCACTTCGCCTTCCTGGTCATAGATGTATCCCGCCCGCAGCGCCAGCAGCGAACCGTACCAGTACTCGATACCGACGTTCTCGATCGCTTCCTTGAATTCCGTCGAGAAGTCGTCGTTCACCGTCGCCAGCAGCTTGTTGATCTCTCCCACCACCGTCAAACGGTTATAGGGCGAATCAAGCAGCTTGTACGAGAAGCCGACCGCCAGGTTGCGCGGCAGCGCGTCCGACTGCGCCGCGTCGATGTAGCTCATGTTCGGACCCAGGTTGGTCAGCACCGCACCGAAGCGCAGCTTCTTGGTGGCCGCGTATAGCAATCCGCCTTCCACGGCAAACGATGTGCCCGATCCCTCGCCGACCTCCCGGCCGGCGCCTTGCACCGACAACCGGCTGTAGATGATTTTTGCCGACAAGCCGACCGCCAGCGACTTCGAGGCGCGCGTGCCGTACGACAGCGTCACCGCCACGTCGAACGGATTGATCTCGCCGGTGATTTCCGACGAGGTCTCGCCCGTCACTGGAATCGTACCGTACGACAGAAACGTCACGTTGCCGCCGATCGTCCCGAGCGTGCCGATCGGCTGCACGTAACTGAGAAATTCATAGTAGAGGTCGTTCGCCAGTTCCGGCAGCCAGTTGGCGTGCGTAAACGTCAACTCGGTCTTGCCCTGCGCGAAGACCACGACGCGATCGGCCGTGGCAAACCACATCTCCCCGCTCTGGCCGACAATGTCACGCGTGTTGCTCTGATGCAAATCTTCGTGATAGTAGCGCTCCCATTGTCCGTCGTCGTACGTGAAGGTGCCGTAGATCGAGCCCACGTACAACTTCCCGCCCTGCGAGTAGAGCGCATTGATCGTGCTGCCGGCGGGATTCGCGTAGACATACACCACGCGGCCGATCTGCAGGTTGCCGGTCTGCAGCGTGTTCTTCTGCTTGAGAATCTGTACGAAGCTGCTGATCTTGTCCTGGTCGGTCGTCTTCAGGTACTCCTGCGCCAGTTCCTCGATCGTCATCGGCCGTTCGACCTTGATCGCTTTGTAGCCGAAGCTCGTCCAGGCTTTGCCGTCGAACTTCTTCAGTCCCAACTCGGTGCCGACCCACAGGTCGTTGCCGTGCATCTCCAGCGCCGTGATCTTGCCTTCAAAAACCGGCTTGTACGGCAGCCGCAGTGCGACTCCCGCCTTCGGCGTATTGAAAAACTCTGGATTCCCCGCCTGGATCTGCGCAATCTGCAGTTCCAGCCGCACGGCGTCGATCGTTCCGTAGAACTTCGTCAACACCGTCAGCGCCGAGTCGTTGACGGACGTCGTGTAATTCACCTGGTTCGACCAGGTTGTGCCGTCCCAGCCGAATAAGTCATCTTCGCTGGCCGCCCACGCCAGTCGGTCACTCTTGACAAAAATGTTCTTGATCGGTCCCGCGGTCAGCCCTTCGGCGGCTCCGTAAACCGTCCACTTGCCGTCGCGCAACACGCGCACACCGGTATCGGTGCCGATCCAAATCTGCCCGCGCTTCTGCACCTCAATACACCACACCGCCGTTGAGTCGCCGCCGGTCGAGTACTTCTCCCAGCTGCGTCCGTTGTAACGGTACAGTCCGGTCGACGTGCCGACATACAGCATCTTGTGGTCGACGCCGATGTCGAGAATCTCTCCCTCGAACACCGCGCTGAACGGAAACTGCAGATCGTTCGGCAACCGGTCGCGATACGATTTCTCCAGCGCAAACATCAGTCGGTCGGCCTCCGCCTCGCTGACGATCGAATCGGCCAGGGCTTTATTGGCCGTCTCGACGAACGCCGCCATCCGCAAATCATCGAGACGGCAGCCGGTCCAGTTCTCCTCGAGCTTGCCCAGACTCTTGACAAAT encodes the following:
- a CDS encoding PorV/PorQ family protein, coding for TEIESLATACETQTRPSEIQVPYAVLLSVWRGWNVPWEQRIQKVAVMENGVPNDNYTHYDVWALTNGGLMRYNGSTWITGDIIQPRRGDNLKDIVARALGTAKDEVVLPRLDQVARANNRFPLERLVELRTRIEAGLPEQFDSREEFVKSLGKLEENWTGCRLDDLRMAAFVETANKALADSIVSEAEADRLMFALEKSYRDRLPNDLQFPFSAVFEGEILDIGVDHKMLYVGTSTGLYRYNGRSWEKYSTGGDSTAVWCIEVQKRGQIWIGTDTGVRVLRDGKWTVYGAAEGLTAGPIKNIFVKSDRLAWAASEDDLFGWDGTTWSNQVNYTTSVNDSALTVLTKFYGTIDAVRLELQIAQIQAGNPEFFNTPKAGVALRLPYKPVFEGKITALEMHGNDLWVGTELGLKKFDGKAWTSFGYKAIKVERPMTIEELAQEYLKTTDQDKISSFVQILKQKNTLQTGNLQIGRVVYVYANPAGSTINALYSQGGKLYVGSIYGTFTYDDGQWERYYHEDLHQSNTRDIVGQSGEMWFATADRVVVFAQGKTELTFTHANWLPELANDLYYEFLSYVQPIGTLGTIGGNVTFLSYGTIPVTGETSSEITGEINPFDVAVTLSYGTRASKSLAVGLSAKIIYSRLSVQGAGREVGEGSGTSFAVEGGLLYAATKKLRFGAVLTNLGPNMSYIDAAQSDALPRNLAVGFSYKLLDSPYNRLTVVGEINKLLATVNDDFSTEFKEAIENVGIEYWYGSLLALRAGYIYDQEGEVKTPTVGVGLQYKGRYRLDFAYIPSSENLPLANTLRTSLTVKL